One region of Populus trichocarpa isolate Nisqually-1 chromosome 4, P.trichocarpa_v4.1, whole genome shotgun sequence genomic DNA includes:
- the LOC18098176 gene encoding cellulose synthase-like protein D4 yields the protein MASLSSQPSKKGIRSPAGNTANNNSSQQGNRGSTGQTVKFARRTSSGRYVSLSREDLDISGELSGDYTNYTVQIPSTPDNQPMDTSVAVKAEEQYVSNSLFTGGFNSVTRAHLMDKVIDSEVSHPQMAGAKGSSCAMHACDGKVMKDERGHDVIPCECRFKICRDCYMDAQKDTGLCPGCKEPYKVGDYEDEIPNFSSGALPLPPPSKGGDHNNMTMTKRNQNGDFDHNRWLFETQGTYGYGNAFWPQDDMYGDDGDEGFPGGMLENMDKPWKPLSREQPISNAIISPYRLLIVVRLVVLGFFLHWRIMHPNEDARWLWGMSVVCEVWFAFSWILDIIPKLSPINRFTDLEVLRDKFDMPSPSNPTGRSDLPGIDLFVSTADPDKEPPLVTANTILSILSVDYPVEKVACYISDDGGALLTFEAMAEAASFADLWVPFCRKHNIEPRNPETYFSLKIDPTKNKSRIDFVKDRRKMKREYDEFKVRINGLPDSIRRRSDAFNAREEMKMLKHMRESAGGDPLEPIKVPKATWMADGTHWPGTWAFPAAEHSKGDHAGILQVMLKPPSPDPLMGGADDKMIDFTDVDIRLPMFVYVSREKRPGYDHNKKAGAMNALVRASAILSNGPFILNLDCDHYFYNCKAIREGMCFMMDRGGENICYIQFPQRFEGIDPSDRYANRNTVFFDGNMRALDGVQGPVYVGTGCMFRRFALYGFDPPNTSKTEEKKEAETLPLRATDFDPDLDFNLLPKRFGNSTMLSESIPIAEFQGRPLADHPAVKYGRPPGALRVSREPLDAATVAEAVSVISCWYEDKTEWGDRVGWIYGSVTEDVVTGYRMHNRGWRSVYCITKRDAFRGSAPINLTDRLHQVLRWATGSVEIFFSRNNAFLATRRLKILQRLAYLNVGIYPFTSIFLIVYCFLPALSLFSGFFIVQTLDIAFLIYLLLITICLVLLAILEVKWSGIELEEWWRNEQFWLISGTSAHFAAVMQGLLKVIAGIEISFTLTSKSAGDDVDDIYADLYLVKWTSLMIPPIVIAMTNMIAMAFAFIRTIYSTVPQWSKFVGGAFFSFWVLAHLYPFAKGLMGRRRKTPTIVFVWSGLIAITISLLWIAISPPKTTGTADGAGGGFQFP from the exons atggCATCTCTGTCTTCCCAACCATCCAAGAAGGGCATACGTAGCCCAGCTGGGAACACGGCCAACAACAACAGCTCCCAGCAGGGAAATCGTGGTTCCACCGGCCAAACTGTCAAATTCGCTAGACGAACTTCAAGCGGTCGCTATGTTAGTCTATCAAGAGAAGACCTTGATATTTCTGGAGAACTATCGGGAGATTACACGAACTATACGGTGCAGATTCCCTCCACACCTGACAATCAGCCAATGGACACGTCCGTGGCGGTCAAGGCCGAAGAGCAATATGTTTCCAATTCTCTTTTTACAGGCGGGTTCAATAGCGTTACGCGTGCGCATCTCATGGACAAGGTGATAGATTCGGAGGTGTCTCATCCTCAGATGGCTGGTGCCAAGGGCTCTTCGTGTGCAATGCATGCTTGCGATGGCAAGGTCATGAAGGATGAGAGAGGACATGATGTCATACCTTGTGAATGCAG GTTCAAGATTTGCAGGGATTGCTATATGGACGCCCAAAAAGATACTGGTTTATGTCCAGGGTGCAAGGAGCCATACAAGGTGGGTGATTACGAGgatgaaataccaaatttttCCAGTGGAGCACTGCCATTGCCACCTCCAAGTAAAGGAGGTGATCACAATAACATGACAATGACGAAGAGAAACCAAAATGGAGATTTCGATCACAACAGGTGGTTGTTTGAGACACAAGGTACTTACGGCTATGGGAATGCCTTTTGGCCCCAAGATGACATGTATGGCGATGATGGCGATGAAGGGTTTCCGGGTGGCATGTTAGAAAATATGGATAAGCCATGGAAGCCCCTCAGTCGTGAGCAGCCAATCTCCAATGCCATCATCAGCCCTTACAG GTTGCTGATTGTGGTTCGACTGGTTGTGCTGGGTTTCTTCTTGCATTGGAGAATAATGCATCCAAATGAGGACGCAAGATGGTTGTGGGGCATGTCAGTGGTTTGTGAAGTATGGTTTGCTTTCTCATGGATCCTGGATATAATTCCCAAACTTTCTCCTATCAACCGGTTCACTGATCTTGAGGTCCTCCGTGACAAGTTTGACATGCCGTCGCCTTCCAATCCCACAGGCAGATCTGATCTCCCTGGTATTGACCTCTTTGTGTCCACTGCTGATCCTGATAAAGAGCCACCACTTGTCACTGCCAACACTATCCTTTCCATACTCTCGGTGGATTATCCTGTAGAGAAGGTGGCATGCTATATCTCTGATGATGGAGGTGCGCTCCTCACTTTTGAGGCAATGGCTGAGGCAGCAAGCTTTGCTGATTTGTGGGTTCCATTCTGTCGAAAACATAATATTGAGCCAAGGAACCCTGAAACCTACTTCAGCCTAAAAATTGATCCAACTAAGAACAAGAGCAGGATTGATTTTGTCAAGGATAGAAGGAAGATGAAAAGGGAGTATGATGAATTCAAGGTGAGGATCAATGGGCTTCCAGACTCCATTAGGAGGAGATCAGATGCTTTCAATGCAAGAGAGGAAATGAAGATGTTGAAGCACATGAGGGAGAGCGCCGGAGGTGATCCTTTGGAGCCAATAAAGGTCCCGAAAGCTACATGGATGGCTGATGGCACCCATTGGCCTGGAACTTGGGCCTTCCCAGCTGCCGAACATTCCAAAGGTGACCACGCTGGAATTCTTCAG GTGATGTTGAAGCCTCCTAGCCCTGACCCACTGATGGGAGGTGCGGATGATAAGATGATAGACTTTACAGATGTGGACATACGACTACCAATGTTTGTGTATGTCTCACGAGAAAAGAGGCCAGGCTATGACCATAACAAGAAAGCTGGTGCCATGAATGCTCTTGTAAGAGCATCTGCCATTCTATCCAATGGTCCATTCATTCTCAACTTGGATTGCGATCACTACTTCTACAACTGCAAAGCTATCAGGGAAGGAATGTGCTTCATGATGGACAGGGGTGGCGAGAATATCTGCTATATACAGTTTCCCCAGAGATTTGAAGGCATTGATCCTTCTGATAGATACGCTAATCGCAATACTGTGTTTTTTGATGGAAACATGCGTGCCCTTGATGGTGTTCAg GGCCCGGTTTATGTTGGAACGGGTTGCATGTTTAGAAGATTTGCATTATATGGATTTGATCCACCGAATACAAGTAAGAccgaggaaaagaaagaagcagagACACTTCCCTTAAGAGCTACCGACTTCGATCCTGATCTTGATTTCAATCTGCTACCCAAGCGGTTTGGGAATTCTACAATGCTGTCTGAATCTATTCCTATTGCCGAGTTCCAAGGCCGCCCTTTAGCTGATCATCCCGCTGTCAAGTATGGACGTCCTCCTGGTGCTTTGAGGGTCTCTCGTGAACCACTTGATGCCGCTACAGTTGCTGAAGCCGTTTCTGTCATTTCTTGCTG GTACGAGGACAAGACTGAATGGGGGGACCGAGTGGGTTGGATTTATGGTTCAGTCACGGAAGATGTTGTGACTGGCTATCGGATGCACAACCGTGGCTGGCGCTCTGTCTATTGCATAACCAAGCGTGATGCTTTTCGTGGCTCAGCTCCTATTAACCTTACTGACCGTCTCCACCAGGTGCTTCGTTGGGCCACTGGCTCTGTTGAGATTTTCTTTTCCAGAAACAATGCCTTTTTGGCCACTAGGCGTCTCAAAATCCTCCAACGCCTTGCTTACCTTAATGTTGGCATATACCCATTCACCTCGATTTTCTTGATCGTCTATTGCTTTCTCCCtgcactctctcttttttccggATTCTTCATTGTCCAAACCCTGGACATCGCATTTTTAATCTACCTCCTACTTATAACTATTTGCCTCGTCCTTCTTGCCATTCTAGAGGTGAAGTGGTCTGGTATagagttggaagagtggtggaGGAACGAACAGTTCTGGCTTATCTCTGGAACCAGTGCCCACTTTGCTGCTGTCATGCAAGGCCTTCTCAAGGTGATTGCAGGAATTGAGATATCTTTCACATTGACTTCCAAGTCTGCAGGAGATGACGTTGACGATATATATGCAGACCTGTATCTCGTAAAGTGGACATCCTTGATGATTCCACCCATTGTGATTGCCATGACAAACATGATTGCCATGGCCTTTGCTTTCATAAGGACGATTTATAGCACAGTTCCGCAGTGGAGTAAGTTTGTTGGCGGAGCTTTCTTTAGCTTCTGGGTGCTGGCTCATTTATATCCTTTTGCCAAGGGCTTGATGGGAAGGAGGAGAAAGACCCCAACCATCGTGTTTGTTTGGTCCGGTCTCATCGCCATTACTATCTCTTTGCTATGGATTGCCATTAGCCCACCAAAGACAACCGGAACAGCTGATGGAGCTGGGGGAGGGTTTCAGTTCCCTTGA